In Aedes albopictus strain Foshan chromosome 3, AalbF5, whole genome shotgun sequence, the genomic window TACTATTTTGGTAAGTGGTTGGATATTTAAGTAATCTTCACTCCTTATCGACTAACTCGATTTCAGGTATTTCATCACGGCTGCCAGTGCTGTTCACTACGAGTGCCTTCCGTATCCAGTCGATTCAGTGTGCAGAATAGAGTACATTTCCTACCATTCTGGTGATAAAATAACTTTTCCGAAAGGTTACCAACAATTCCTGATCAAATCGTCACTTTCCTCGAAACTAGAGAGATCCAATATAAGCATCTTTGATCATGACCTCTACGATGCCATGCACCGTCCGTCGAGCGTTAGAATGCGTGACACGGGAATCAACACTCTAGATATGCCTCCCGAGCTATTGTTGGGTGATTTCAGCGACAACCGGCTTGTTTCGGTGAATACATCTAATGAAGATAACTTCCAAATTACCTACCTCGATCTGTCGTTCAACTGGTTGGACAACATAGAGTTCGTTAGTCGTTTGGTCAACATGGAAACACTGTTCCTGCGAAGCAACCGCATCAAAATCGTTCCTCGTTCAGCACTGACCCCGCTAAAGCAACTGAAGTATCTGTATCTACAATACAACCAGTTCGCGGCGATTCCTTGGAACGATATTCCTCACAGCGTCATGTTCCTGGATTGCTCTCATAGTGTTGTTAGGATGGCCGAGTTCACCGACATCAGCTTACCATCGTTGGAATACCTGAACCTACAGTACAATATGCTTTCATCGATCAACGTATCTGATTTGCTACTGGCGGCTCCCAAACTTAAGGAAGCCCATCTATATAACACCGAAATTGAATGGCCTAAGCTAATGGATGAGTTGGCCCTGAACAATATCAGTACTAGTAATCTATTTCAGTTTTGTTCATTGGATAAAGGTTATACAGTGATATTGGGAGTATGCACCCCACCACCATCGATGTATTATGTAAGGGTTGCCAAGAAAGTACTACTTTGGATTGTAGCCATTGGATCTGGAGTGTTATGTGTATGTACTCTTTTGTTTGCAATAAGACATATGAAGAAACTACGGTGGATCTGACCTAAGAGCGAAGACGCCATGATAAGCGGAAGTGATTTGACTCAATGTTTATCAGTTACAAACATAATtaataaaatattgaaaatcggtATGAATTATCAGGAAACAGAATAAAACAAATCCTTCAAGTTCACTGCACTGGACTCGGTCCTTTGAACTAATTGTCTCTCATTCCCTAGGAAGTTTAGTGTCCTCAGCTAATCCTCAACATCTCTCAACTCTCCTTAACTCATTCATAAACCTTAGTTTTCGTGACTTGCCCGAGCATGATATCCTCTTGTGTTTATGATTTGGTCTATGTAGTGTTACATGTATTAcacatggggattttttttattaccgtacgggtttgggcagaagggtctcagattttcatgaaactttttccacaggcagggctcatggatgtaTGCACAAAaataattgaggaaaattcagggtcacctattttcccggaaaactcaggtggaatttttttgtttttccctgacactacttactttgaaaaatcataactcaagaacgaagcatcgtagaaacgaagtgaaagcaaattttctcagaaatccaagaataaaatatgaaatggaaaaagttttccacaaaatttttcaccgttgagaagacTCATAGAgaaagctggaaaaactatgtccgaactcgtggaaaaaaaaaattgaaaaggtaattttataagctttgatagctgaaatttttggaatgcacttaattttcgttccggagttatggcaaattttgtgcgaaatgaccatataatataggctaacatggtcattttcacataattgaccataactcagtaacgagaaaaaagcacattccaaaaatttcagctatcaaagcttataaaattacattcccaaaaatatttttttaaaattttccacgagtttggacatagtttttccggcttttctttatgaattttcgcaacggtgaaaaattttgtggaaaactttttccacttcattttctttttattcctgagaaaatttgctttcattttcattaaaaaactttgtttcttcgatgcttcgttcttgagtaatgatttttcaaagaaaaggcttttatggcacatttggatttttcaacaaaattggccataactcaaaaacgaaaaaaaagtgcattccaaaaacttcagcgattaaagcttatgaaataaccttctcaaaaatatttgtttcgaaaattttccacgagttcgggcatagttttttcggcttttttacgaattttctcaactgtggaaaattttgtgggagacttttccagttcatattttttttggttttctgagaaaatttgctttaattttctaaaacaaactttgtttctacgatgcttcgttcttcagttatgatttttcaaagttagtgtcaggggaaagcaaaaaatttccacctgggtttttcgggaaaataggcgaccctgaatattcctcaatattttttgttcatatatccatgagccctgcttgtggaaaaagtttcaagaaaatctgagacctttcggcccaatttgtacgataaaataAAATCCTACATATAAATTTTAATATCTAGAGAAAATAAAACTGCAGTCGTAGATCCTAGAGTTTTCTAAAAAGTATTAGAAATTACAATAACACACCCTTGGGATAGAACATTGTACAATGAATACCTGCGTTTGAGAAGAAATTTTGTCCCGAATTCCTTACCATCAAGTTGTTTAATATCTGTGCGTCTGTGTTATTGCTGTGCAATACGGTCACCACAGTATCATATAATCTCATACCATCCGCATCCCTCAATACTCAGAGCTGTTTTGTGTGTGTTGTTTTGTTTGTCGATCGGCATTATTCCAGCAAGAACGTAAGATGCGTTTGCTGCTGTATGATCTCAGAGATGGACAAGTGTTTCCCAAATGTGCGTTACTTCGCACTTTGTGTATCTACCGGTAAGGAGTGATAAAAAGTTTTTCAGGAATAGATTGACAATTGCATCCCTGACTAAGTTAGCCCTCATGAGTTAGCCTTAATCatgagtatttttatttttttcttctgctccAAGAAGTCTATATGTTTTAAAAATGGATTCATGTAGCTTCGGATACAAACAGCTGTAATCAAAAATCCACCAAACTATATTTTACATACACGATGCACTTTACATCCTACAGGAATTAAAGGATTTTACAGGAAGACTTTTACTAATTCTATCTTATTTGgatcaaatataaaaaaatgtgatTCAAAAACGAATAAAGTTACTCACTCCATCGGATGTGCATCATGTCCATCATTGCACATCAACAATGAATTTGAGAACTTCTGCTCCCTTCTATAATCAAGCCTTATCTTCAATTTAAGGCATCCGCAGTAACACATTCATTCTTATTCTAGCACCTCTCCGGAACGTAACTGGTGGAAGATGCTGCAAAATAATATACAAATATTTATTTGGTAAGTCGATCATTCTCAATTTTTATGCATTGCAGGATAACTGATATTCCATCCATGTACCAGGTGTTTATCTCtggtttcaactacttttgccaTCGAGTGTCTTCcatatccggttgcttcagtgtGTAAAATTGAATACGTATCCTACAATCCTGGTGATGGCATCACTTTTCCCAAAGGCTATCAGCAATTCATCATCAAATCATCAGTGTCCACGAAGAAGGGCTACTCCAAAGTAGCCACAATGGATCCGGACTTGTACGAAGCTATGCATCGCCCCTCGAGCATCGAGATGATCGGTGTTGCTCTCAGGACGATCGCCTTGCCTTCCGAACTTCTGCTAGGGGATTTCACCGGGAACTGGATTGCTTCAGTGGATACATCAAGCGCAGAAAATTATAAAATTACCTATCTTGATCTGTCGTCCAACACGTTAGACGACATGCATTTCGTCAAACGTTTGGTTAACTTGGAATTCTTGAGTTTGAGGACCAATCGTATCAAAACTATCCCAGCTCTAGTGCTGAATACGCTGACGAAACTTAAATATTTGTATCTGCAGTACAACCATTTTACGACGATTCCTTGGAATGACATACCCAGCAGTTTGATACACTTGGATTGCTCTCACAGTGTTGTTAGATCGGTTGAGTTTGCCAACATTAGTCTACCATCGTTGGAATACCTGAACCTTCAGTACAACTTTATTCCGTCGATCAACGTATCCGACCTAATACAGGCTACTCCCCAACTCAAGGAAGCCCATCTCTTCAACGTCGACATCGACTGGCCCCGAATGGGTGAGATTATGTCCGAGCTGGCTTCCAAAAATATCAGCTATAGTAATTATTACGATGGATGCCCGTTTGATGGGAACTATACGATAAAGCTAGGGAGATGCTATCGGCGGCGTCGCCAGAAACCACCGGCAGACGTTGGAATTGACAAGAAGGCAGTAATGGTGTCGATCGTAGCCGTCGGAAGTGGGGTGTTGTTTGTTTACATTATGTTGATCGCATGCAGACGCATGAAGCAACTAAGGTGGTTCTGACGAAGACAATAATGTTTATCTTTCGGCACTATTGAGATCAAAAATTGGTGTTTTTTGGTATTTGCATGAGAGCAGAAAAAGACAATACATGTGATTATTGCATGCAAATTTTATTTCATTTGAGAATTTCCAGTTACATTCAGATGCATTCTACGGTAAAATAAATAAATCTACGAATTTAAATCATGACTTTTGTCAACAATGTCATTGATACTTGCCTAATATcgccacaatagatcaacaaTTGGTTGCAGTGGAAATATatccaacaggaaaaaaaacccactttaacatcttattctacATATTACACGATCACCTGTTAACTGAGTTGAAACTAGAACGCACCTGAAATCTACAGGAACACCACTGGAAAGCCTCTGATATGCCCTATAATGCCGCTGAAACTCCAGCGTTTCCCTCTAACCTCCTGAAAACCACTAGAACGACCATGAAACGCCCTGGAAAgcccttgaaatcccttgaacCCTGAAACCTTGAAcctttgaaagcccctggaacTCCCTCGAAGTCCACTGCAACGCTCTTGAAACTCCTTAGAATATCCCTGAAACCCCAGGAATACAACTAAAATACTCCTTATATTCtttggaacgcccctaaaaccatttgaaaacctctgaaaccccctggaatgccCTTCGTAATTCCTAAAATTCGGAAAACCCTTGGCACATCACAGAAACCCCTGGAAAGTTCctgaaacccattcaaattttttttgaaagctcTGGAACTAAAACGTCGCTGGAATCGAAATGTCATGCTTCAACAGTCTATACCAGAGATCAGCAATTGGATCATGGATTCATAACGAAAGGTTGatgaaaaaatacttatttaataAAATATTGATGGGATGGTGATTTTGATTAACGCAAAAGTGTTAACCCAACTAATTATGATAAGatacaccggagcaagttgaaacgggtggggcaagatgaaacacgaagttttggaatagatttcaatacaatttggacaattttccttcgctaaaagattgtttgaatgaaaaagtatgtgttatggcgatcaaactgtttatcatcattagaaaacttaatgttaacccactgtttcatcttgcaccactcgtttcaacttgccccgctgTACCTTAACTAaacaacagcttattcagccaaaaaatgtaaaaaccactcTTAAGTTTATTCATCTACTCAACAGCATTAATATCTGTTTGGATCCTCCCAGTTTTTGTAACTATGGTGGGAGCTATGTATacgtaaacaaatttatttattttatttattatattcTGTCCATAAAAATCATCAGTAACAGAACACGGCTTTCTAAAACGCATTTGGGACAGAAATATTAGATTTTACGTACCTAAGCAAAAAGTACAAGATTTCCCTAATGACGATAATTTATAAAGTATGTGCTTCAAACTAATTTGAGAGTTCAAAATTATTCAGTATGGAGCCGATTAATTATTGTTGGAAGCTgcattacactcaaacctccatttaggtaggatccatttaggtaaaatctatttaggtccctccatttaggtaacgttacctaaatggaatttgattgtgttcaaatcagttggagtactttagattaggtataagactggtttatgggaaagaagtagtgagtggtgttagggggtgggtatgaGGGGAGGGggtgcaatgttgccccctaaacaccACCTCCCCCCCATGCAGTGTTTTAAAAGcgccagtatccagcgtcatttttccagctgaaattgagataatcaaccatccttccatcattccattgatatcagctccagcattgatgacgtcaaacccgacattaacctatcattcacctgtttttattttggtcaccaaacccaatatagactcaacaattgttcgatgttggtccaacaatggcccaacatacgataaaaattgacccgacattcaataatttttcagtctggcggaatttggcagggtttttcgcaaggtttttcgtgtttcgtgcctagctagtcatttgcatgacaattctgatctaagaccctccaaaacccccgaaaacgcccctgaagcccctcccctcctgaaacccaccccctcctgaaactcattgaaagccatctgaaactccgcatgatctcctttaaatctcctagtaactctcccttgttgaacttgtttgcaaccttgtaatccatttaggtaataaactgaatccatttgggtaatgaatccatttaggtaaaaattctatttaggcagtcccgactcattacctaaatggaggttttagtgtaattaTTGCTGTTGGTATATATCTACTGATTGAAACATGAAATATTTGGTTAGATAATATTCAGATATTTTTCTCCGCTTAGCCCTCGGGTAATTTTAAATTTCGTTATTGGAAACATCATTCAATGACACCTAGGTTGGCGCATAATCCGGAACATCCGATTCCTCCTTGTCCATCTCACTGAGGAGCGCTGGAAGGGATCATGTAGGATCAACTTACGTTTGTTATTTAAAGGCACTCTAGCATTAGCTAGATTGTTTCTAGTCAAAACTTGTCATTGTCCGCGATGGAAGGCAACTCAAATATTGCAAGAAACTAGAATCCAACACAATCCAACAGGTATCGAATGATAACTGCCAGCGATGCTTAAACTTTGTAGCACCttctcccccgcaaagatatccacaaagccacctggagatcacccgaccatcaaacagaaaaccaaatcgaccacgttctaatcgacggtaaattcttctcagatatagccaacgtccgcacataccgcagtgcgaatatagattcggatcactacttagtcgctgtatgcatgcgctcaaaactttcgacagttatcaccacgagtcgaagtcgaacgccgcggctcaacatcgagcagctgcgtaacgtagaagtggctcaagactacgcgcagcagttagcagtggccctaccaacggaagagcagcttggcgcagctacacttgaagatggctggagggagatccgatccgccataggtagtacctcggctacagcactaggcttcgcgactccgaatcacagaaacgactggtacgacggcgaatgtgaacagttgaaaaacgagaagaatgcagcatgggcgagaatgctgcaacaccgtacgagagcgaatgaggcacgttacaaacaggcgcggaacaggcagaactcagtcttccggatgaagaagcaccagcaggaagaacgagatcgcgaagcgatggaagagctgtaccgcgctaagggcacacgaaagttctacgagaagctgaaccgctcgcgcagaggctttgtgccacaagccgacatgtgccgagataatcacgggaatattctcacgagcgagcgtgaggtggtggagaggtggcggcagcattacgatgagcacctcaatggcgacgtagcaagtaccgaaggtggcgcggtagcAGATCAAGGAGTACGtacgcaggacgaaagacttccagcccctaacctccaagagattgaggaggaggttagccggttgaaaaacaacaaagccgctggaacagatcaactaccaagcgagtctaaaacacggtggaaaagcactggtgagagcactactctgggtcattaccaagatttgggaggaacaagtattaccggaggagtggatggaaggtatcgtgtgtcccatctacaaaaaaggcgataagttggattgcgggaactatcgcgcgatcacactactgagcactgactacaaggtactctctcaaactttatgtgccgtctatcaccgattgcaagagagttcgtggggcaatatcaggctggattcatgggtgaacgcgctacaacggaccagatgttcgccatccgccaggtgttgcaaaaatgccgcgaatacaacgtgcccacacatcacttgttcatcgattttaaatcggcgtatgatacaatcgatcgagaacagctatggcagattatgcacgagtacggattcccagacaaactgatacgattaatcatgGCGCCGATGGATCGAgtgcaaggatg contains:
- the LOC109621425 gene encoding uncharacterized protein LOC109621425 — encoded protein: MIRLQILFWYFITAASAVHYECLPYPVDSVCRIEYISYHSGDKITFPKGYQQFLIKSSLSSKLERSNISIFDHDLYDAMHRPSSVRMRDTGINTLDMPPELLLGDFSDNRLVSVNTSNEDNFQITYLDLSFNWLDNIEFVSRLVNMETLFLRSNRIKIVPRSALTPLKQLKYLYLQYNQFAAIPWNDIPHSVMFLDCSHSVVRMAEFTDISLPSLEYLNLQYNMLSSINVSDLLLAAPKLKEAHLYNTEIEWPKLMDELALNNISTSNLFQFCSLDKGYTVILGVCTPPPSMYYVRVAKKVLLWIVAIGSGVLCVCTLLFAIRHMKKLRWI
- the LOC109621424 gene encoding leucine-rich repeat-containing G-protein coupled receptor 4-like, yielding MLQNNIQIFIWCLSLVSTTFAIECLPYPVASVCKIEYVSYNPGDGITFPKGYQQFIIKSSVSTKKGYSKVATMDPDLYEAMHRPSSIEMIGVALRTIALPSELLLGDFTGNWIASVDTSSAENYKITYLDLSSNTLDDMHFVKRLVNLEFLSLRTNRIKTIPALVLNTLTKLKYLYLQYNHFTTIPWNDIPSSLIHLDCSHSVVRSVEFANISLPSLEYLNLQYNFIPSINVSDLIQATPQLKEAHLFNVDIDWPRMGEIMSELASKNISYSNYYDGCPFDGNYTIKLGRCYRRRRQKPPADVGIDKKAVMVSIVAVGSGVLFVYIMLIACRRMKQLRWF